A portion of the Rhodococcus sp. 4CII genome contains these proteins:
- a CDS encoding MarR family winged helix-turn-helix transcriptional regulator, whose amino-acid sequence MDTILRPAGITALQYTALTVLRRCDGLSSAELARNSFVTAQTMGEMIIALESRGLVSRRVDPHNRRQMLTSVTATGVELLDCYSAEVSALEEQMVSQLTLRQRGTLREYLHSCRAGLTGTEAH is encoded by the coding sequence ATGGACACGATCCTGCGCCCCGCAGGCATCACAGCGCTCCAGTACACCGCTCTGACGGTCTTGCGTCGCTGCGATGGTCTCTCCTCCGCCGAGCTGGCGCGCAATTCCTTTGTCACAGCGCAAACTATGGGAGAGATGATCATCGCGCTCGAGAGCCGCGGTCTGGTCAGTCGGCGGGTCGACCCGCACAACCGCCGGCAGATGCTGACGAGTGTCACGGCGACCGGAGTGGAGCTGCTCGATTGCTATAGCGCGGAAGTCTCCGCACTCGAGGAACAGATGGTCAGTCAGCTCACCCTCCGCCAGCGGGGAACCCTTCGTGAATACCTCCACTCTTGCCGTGCCGGACTGACCGGTACTGAAGCGCATTGA
- a CDS encoding DUF3263 domain-containing protein, whose translation MNAEEQAMLELARIWAPYGGARPGDILVEFGMSPARFYANIARILRTNAAVWGMPSGERHQIEENAARYSAHFVSA comes from the coding sequence ATGAACGCAGAAGAGCAGGCCATGCTCGAACTGGCCCGGATCTGGGCACCCTACGGAGGTGCGCGGCCGGGTGACATCCTCGTCGAGTTCGGCATGAGCCCGGCAAGGTTCTACGCGAACATAGCCAGGATCTTGCGCACCAATGCAGCAGTTTGGGGCATGCCGAGCGGTGAGCGACACCAGATCGAGGAGAACGCAGCACGCTATTCTGCTCACTTCGTCTCCGCGTAA
- a CDS encoding MBL fold metallo-hydrolase has translation MSGRFRIGRVVTEGTFALDGGEWNVDNNIWLIGDDTDVVIVDAAHTAQPIIDAVGDRHVNAVICTHGHNDHVTVAPELAERLHAPVLLHPGDDVLWKMTHPDAKYWHLEDQQRIAIAGTELHVIHSPGHSPGSVCLYLPEAGALFSGDTLFSGGPGATGRSYSDFPTIIGSIRDRLFALPEETLVHTGHGDGTTIGTEAPHLAEWIARGQ, from the coding sequence ATGAGCGGAAGGTTTCGGATCGGGCGGGTCGTCACCGAGGGAACCTTCGCCCTCGACGGCGGAGAGTGGAACGTCGACAACAACATCTGGCTGATCGGTGACGACACCGACGTCGTGATCGTCGACGCCGCCCACACCGCGCAGCCGATCATCGACGCGGTCGGAGACCGCCACGTCAACGCGGTGATCTGCACACACGGTCACAACGACCACGTCACCGTCGCCCCCGAACTCGCCGAACGTCTGCACGCCCCAGTGCTGCTCCACCCCGGCGACGACGTGCTGTGGAAGATGACCCACCCCGACGCCAAGTACTGGCATCTCGAGGACCAGCAGCGGATCGCCATCGCGGGCACCGAGCTCCACGTGATCCACTCACCCGGTCACTCGCCGGGGTCGGTGTGCCTGTACCTGCCCGAGGCCGGGGCACTGTTCTCCGGCGACACCCTGTTCTCCGGTGGCCCAGGCGCCACGGGCCGGTCGTACTCCGATTTCCCGACCATCATCGGATCGATCCGCGACCGGCTGTTCGCTCTTCCCGAAGAAACGCTCGTCCACACCGGTCACGGTGACGGAACCACGATCGGCACCGAGGCACCACATCTCGCCGAATGGATCGCGCGAGGGCAGTGA
- a CDS encoding NAD(P)/FAD-dependent oxidoreductase, translating into MSVDRIVIIGSGQAGFEAAVSLRSHGFAGSITLVGDEPGVPYQRPPLSKAYLHCDPDRESLALRPAQYFDDHRITLACGKPVVRIDRNAQLVELIDATVIEYDHLILATGARNRLLPVPGADLPGVHYLRTAGEAESLTSSMASCSSLVVIGAGFIGLEVAAAARKKGLEVTVVEAMDRPMARALSSAMSDYFTSAHTEHGVHMRLSTGVKTVIEADGRAAGVTTASGDVIRADAVVVGIGVVPNIELAALAGLPVDNGIVVDEYLRTPDENISAIGDCAAYPIPGTASLVRLESVQNAVDQARCLAAQLTGTSTNYLSVPWFWSEQYESKLQMAGLTAGADTHVVRGSVDSGAFSIFCFLGTRLLGVESVNKPRDHMAARKILASGMPLTPEQAADTDFDLKLAIARHKDEVASAEVGERQVVAS; encoded by the coding sequence ATGAGTGTCGACCGCATCGTCATCATCGGTTCCGGACAGGCCGGATTCGAGGCCGCCGTCAGTCTGCGCAGTCACGGATTTGCGGGATCGATCACCCTGGTTGGTGACGAGCCGGGTGTGCCCTACCAGCGGCCACCGTTGTCGAAGGCGTACCTGCACTGTGATCCGGACCGGGAATCCCTTGCGCTGCGTCCGGCCCAATACTTCGACGACCACCGGATCACGCTCGCGTGCGGCAAGCCCGTCGTCCGCATCGATCGGAATGCACAACTGGTGGAGCTGATCGATGCCACCGTCATCGAGTACGACCATCTGATCCTGGCGACCGGTGCCCGCAACCGGCTCCTGCCGGTCCCCGGTGCCGACCTTCCCGGTGTGCACTACCTGCGTACCGCCGGCGAAGCAGAATCCCTCACCTCGAGCATGGCCTCGTGCTCGTCCCTGGTCGTGATCGGGGCCGGCTTCATCGGTCTCGAGGTCGCCGCAGCGGCCCGCAAGAAGGGTCTCGAGGTCACCGTCGTCGAAGCGATGGATCGGCCGATGGCCCGCGCACTGTCCTCGGCGATGTCCGACTACTTCACGAGCGCCCACACCGAACACGGTGTGCACATGCGGCTGTCGACCGGCGTGAAGACGGTCATCGAAGCCGACGGCCGAGCAGCGGGGGTCACCACCGCGTCCGGCGACGTCATACGCGCCGACGCCGTCGTCGTCGGTATCGGTGTCGTACCCAACATCGAACTCGCCGCCCTGGCGGGCCTGCCCGTCGACAACGGCATCGTCGTCGACGAGTACCTTCGCACACCCGACGAGAACATCTCGGCGATCGGTGACTGCGCCGCCTACCCGATCCCGGGAACAGCCAGTTTGGTGCGACTCGAATCCGTGCAGAATGCGGTCGATCAGGCCCGCTGCCTCGCCGCTCAACTCACCGGCACCAGCACCAATTACCTGAGTGTGCCGTGGTTCTGGTCCGAGCAGTACGAATCGAAACTGCAGATGGCTGGGCTGACCGCGGGCGCGGACACCCACGTGGTTCGTGGTTCCGTCGACAGCGGGGCGTTCTCCATCTTCTGCTTCCTCGGCACCCGGTTGCTCGGAGTCGAGTCGGTCAACAAGCCCCGCGACCATATGGCGGCACGAAAGATCCTTGCCAGCGGTATGCCGCTCACCCCGGAACAGGCGGCCGACACGGACTTCGATCTCAAACTGGCGATCGCCCGGCACAAGGACGAGGTTGCTTCGGCCGAAGTCGGCGAGCGTCAGGTGGTGGCGTCATGA
- a CDS encoding 2Fe-2S iron-sulfur cluster-binding protein translates to MPTVTYVHPDGTKHEVEVPTGKRVMQAAIGAGIDGIVAECGGQAMCATCHVYVESPWADKFPSISEEEDEMLDDTVSPRTEASRLSCQLVVSDDVDGLIVRLPEEQV, encoded by the coding sequence GTGCCTACCGTCACCTACGTTCACCCTGATGGAACCAAGCATGAGGTCGAGGTTCCTACCGGCAAAAGGGTCATGCAGGCCGCCATCGGCGCCGGAATCGACGGCATCGTCGCCGAATGCGGCGGCCAGGCCATGTGCGCGACGTGTCACGTCTACGTGGAAAGCCCCTGGGCGGACAAGTTTCCCTCGATCTCCGAGGAAGAAGACGAAATGCTCGACGACACCGTCAGCCCCCGCACCGAGGCAAGTCGTCTGTCCTGCCAGCTCGTGGTCTCCGACGACGTCGACGGCTTGATCGTCCGGCTTCCGGAGGAGCAGGTATGA
- a CDS encoding EthD family reductase, producing MYRVTIVYNQPADPAAFDEHYSSKHLPLVQQIPSVKRFAAGKCESLDGNPPSAYALAQLYFESKEEAGQAFASAEGQNAAADVANFASGGVTMLFSDEETVLP from the coding sequence ATGTACCGCGTCACCATCGTCTACAACCAGCCCGCCGACCCGGCCGCCTTCGACGAGCACTACAGCTCCAAGCATTTGCCTCTGGTGCAGCAGATCCCGAGCGTCAAGCGGTTCGCCGCAGGCAAGTGTGAATCTCTCGACGGCAATCCCCCCTCGGCGTATGCGCTCGCGCAGCTGTACTTCGAGAGCAAGGAAGAGGCCGGGCAGGCATTCGCCTCCGCTGAGGGTCAGAATGCCGCCGCCGACGTCGCGAACTTCGCCTCCGGCGGAGTGACGATGCTGTTCAGCGACGAAGAGACCGTTCTGCCGTGA
- a CDS encoding cytochrome P450, with product MTVDHAPEGVKSPTGCPVSGMAAGFDPFQGAYQVDPSSSLREARKEEPVFYSPLLDYWVVTRYEDIKQIFKTPSVFSPSITLDQITPISDEALQILGSYQFAPGPTIVNEDEPIHTERRRLLLQPFEAENVATLEPKIREVVNTYLDRVIKDGRADLIGDLLYEVPCIVALIFLGVPDEDIETCRHFGMQQTLFTWGHPTGDEQTRVATGMGKFWEFAGGLVDKLKADPNAKGWIPHAIEMQRQHPDLFDDNYLQNIMMSGVVAAHETTTNATGNAFRTLLENRNSWEEICADPTLIPKAIEECLRYSGSVVAWRRKAVVDTTVGGVDIPAGGRLLIVMASANRDDSMFPEPDDFDIHRGNARRHLTFGIGSHTCLGATLARLEMKVFLEEVSRRLPHMSLVAGQQFSYLPNTSFRGPEHVLVEWDPQQNPVPADRP from the coding sequence ATGACCGTCGATCACGCGCCGGAAGGCGTGAAAAGCCCGACCGGATGCCCCGTTTCAGGTATGGCGGCAGGCTTCGATCCGTTCCAGGGCGCCTACCAGGTCGATCCATCCTCGTCGCTGCGGGAAGCCCGCAAAGAAGAGCCGGTGTTCTACAGTCCACTGCTCGACTACTGGGTGGTCACGCGCTATGAGGACATCAAGCAGATCTTCAAGACACCGTCGGTGTTCTCCCCGTCGATCACTCTCGACCAGATCACCCCGATCAGTGACGAGGCGCTGCAGATCCTCGGCAGCTATCAGTTCGCTCCCGGCCCGACCATCGTGAACGAGGACGAGCCGATCCACACCGAACGTCGCCGCCTGCTGCTGCAGCCGTTCGAAGCCGAAAACGTCGCCACCCTCGAACCGAAGATCCGCGAGGTCGTCAACACCTACCTGGACCGGGTCATCAAGGATGGTCGGGCCGACCTGATCGGCGATCTGCTCTACGAGGTTCCCTGCATCGTCGCGCTCATTTTCCTCGGCGTGCCCGACGAGGACATCGAGACCTGCCGCCACTTCGGGATGCAGCAGACCCTGTTCACCTGGGGACACCCCACCGGAGACGAACAGACTCGAGTCGCTACCGGGATGGGGAAGTTCTGGGAATTCGCCGGTGGCCTGGTCGACAAACTCAAGGCCGACCCGAATGCGAAGGGGTGGATCCCCCACGCGATCGAGATGCAGCGGCAGCACCCCGACCTCTTCGACGACAACTACCTGCAGAACATCATGATGAGTGGTGTGGTGGCCGCGCACGAAACCACCACCAACGCCACCGGTAACGCGTTCCGCACCCTGCTCGAGAACCGCAACTCCTGGGAAGAGATCTGCGCCGACCCCACGCTGATCCCCAAGGCCATCGAGGAATGCCTCCGCTACAGCGGATCTGTCGTCGCCTGGCGCCGCAAGGCCGTGGTTGACACCACTGTCGGCGGAGTCGACATCCCGGCCGGCGGTCGACTGCTGATCGTCATGGCGTCGGCGAACCGCGACGACTCGATGTTCCCCGAGCCCGACGACTTCGACATCCACCGCGGAAACGCCCGGCGCCACTTGACATTCGGCATCGGCAGCCACACGTGCCTGGGCGCGACGCTGGCGCGGTTGGAGATGAAGGTCTTCCTCGAAGAGGTCTCGCGACGCCTGCCGCACATGTCACTCGTTGCTGGACAGCAATTCTCCTACCTTCCCAACACCTCGTTCCGGGGACCCGAGCACGTGTTGGTCGAGTGGGATCCCCAGCAGAATCCTGTGCCCGCCGACCGCCCCTGA